The following proteins come from a genomic window of Rhodoligotrophos sp. CJ14:
- a CDS encoding AAA family ATPase translates to MIHTLAISGYRSIRNLVLPLARLTVVTGRNGTGKSSFYRALRLLAEVAQGRVISSLAAEGGLQSTLWAGPEQISREMRAGTQEIQGTMRRKRVSLKLGFASEDYGYAIDLGLPIISSGSMFTLDPEIKAEAVWTGDVLSRRNAFATRVGPAVTGLDRAGRRQTLITSLPPYDSMMTHAADPREMAELLVLRERMRGWRFYDHFRTDAEAPARASRVGTRTPALSADGSDLAAALQTIIEIGDRDRLSRAIADAFPNSGITIAQSGGKLELLMRQHGLLRSLHAAELSDGTLRYLLLLAALLTPRAPGLMVLNEPETSLHPELLAPLARLILQASASCQIIVVTHAKALVDELSAAGAQSHELSKSCGETVIEGLERISWEWPSR, encoded by the coding sequence TTGATCCACACACTTGCAATTTCCGGTTATCGCTCGATCCGCAACCTTGTCCTGCCGCTCGCCCGGCTGACCGTCGTCACCGGCCGTAACGGCACCGGCAAATCGAGCTTCTATCGCGCGCTCCGCCTGCTCGCCGAAGTTGCCCAAGGCCGGGTGATCTCATCCCTTGCCGCTGAGGGCGGGCTGCAATCGACCCTCTGGGCAGGTCCCGAGCAGATTTCCCGTGAGATGCGGGCTGGCACCCAGGAGATTCAGGGCACCATGCGCAGGAAGCGCGTGAGCCTCAAGCTCGGCTTCGCCTCCGAGGACTATGGCTACGCCATCGACCTTGGCTTGCCCATCATCTCCTCCGGATCGATGTTCACGCTCGATCCGGAAATCAAGGCCGAAGCAGTCTGGACGGGCGATGTGCTGAGCCGGCGCAACGCCTTTGCGACACGCGTTGGCCCAGCGGTGACCGGTTTGGATAGGGCAGGCCGCCGCCAAACGCTGATCACCAGCCTGCCGCCTTATGACAGCATGATGACCCACGCGGCTGATCCGCGCGAAATGGCTGAGCTGCTCGTGCTGCGCGAGCGCATGCGCGGCTGGCGCTTCTATGATCACTTCCGGACCGACGCGGAGGCGCCGGCCAGGGCCTCCCGTGTTGGCACCCGCACGCCTGCCTTGAGTGCCGATGGATCTGACCTCGCCGCAGCGCTGCAGACCATCATCGAAATCGGCGACCGGGACCGGCTCAGCCGGGCTATCGCCGACGCCTTCCCCAACTCGGGCATCACCATCGCCCAGTCGGGCGGCAAACTTGAGCTGCTCATGCGCCAGCATGGGCTTTTGCGCAGCCTGCATGCTGCGGAACTCTCCGATGGGACCCTTCGCTATCTCCTGCTGCTCGCAGCTCTGCTGACCCCGCGCGCACCCGGGCTCATGGTGCTGAATGAGCCGGAAACAAGCCTCCATCCAGAGCTGCTCGCACCTCTCGCGCGCCTCATCCTGCAAGCCTCCGCGAGCTGTCAGATCATCGTGGTCACCCACGCCAAGGCTCTGGTGGATGAGCTCTCAGCCGCCGGTGCACAGAGCCATGAGCTTTCCAAGTCTTGCGGTGAGACGGTGATCGAGGGTCTGGAACGGATCTCCTGGGAATGGCCGAGTCGATAG
- a CDS encoding DUF3597 domain-containing protein, giving the protein MGIFDAIKHVLWKGAGQAATPSPATVNLGPRPASAPGAASDPASAPSPQPFARTPAPVAQPAAAPVDVVAILDAAVARKRQPLDWRHSIVDFMKALDLDSSLQVRKQLAKELNYTGDPNDTAAMNVWLLKALMQKLAQNGGKIPADLLR; this is encoded by the coding sequence ATGGGGATTTTTGACGCGATCAAACATGTGCTTTGGAAGGGAGCCGGGCAAGCGGCAACGCCTTCGCCGGCGACAGTCAACTTAGGTCCCCGGCCTGCTTCCGCGCCGGGCGCAGCATCGGACCCCGCCTCAGCGCCATCACCACAGCCCTTTGCGAGAACTCCAGCGCCTGTTGCCCAGCCGGCCGCTGCGCCCGTCGACGTCGTAGCAATCCTCGATGCTGCGGTTGCCCGCAAGCGTCAACCTCTCGACTGGCGCCATTCGATCGTTGATTTCATGAAGGCCCTCGATCTCGACAGCAGCCTTCAGGTCCGCAAACAGCTTGCAAAAGAACTCAACTATACCGGCGATCCCAATGACACCGCCGCTATGAACGTCTGGCTGCTCAAGGCGCTGATGCAGAAGCTTGCCCAGAACGGTGGCAAGATCCCGGCCGATCTGCTCCGTTGA
- a CDS encoding bifunctional helix-turn-helix transcriptional regulator/GNAT family N-acetyltransferase: MTSHAKSAPDQIDAVRHFNRFYTRQLGLLDEGLLASAFSLTEARILFELAHHDQLTATALCADLGLDPGYLSRILKRFEEQGLLAREPHPDDARQVLLTLTPAGRRAFAPLDQGSRDQIAGLLGALAPGERDALIAAMQTIERSLTKTPEPQIPYILRPLRVGDVGWITHRQGLLYHQEYGWDETYEALVAKILSDFVQNFNSRREASWIAERAGQVVGSVFVVEQSETVAKLRLLYVEPAVRGLGIGRRLVDECISFARAKGYKTLTLWTNDVLVSARRIYEAAGFKLVEQEPHHSFGKHLIGQTWSLAL, encoded by the coding sequence ATGACATCTCACGCGAAATCGGCGCCTGATCAGATCGACGCCGTGCGCCACTTCAACCGGTTCTACACGCGCCAGCTTGGCCTGCTCGATGAAGGCCTGCTGGCGAGCGCCTTTTCACTGACCGAAGCGCGAATTCTCTTCGAGCTCGCTCACCACGACCAACTGACCGCGACCGCTTTATGCGCCGATCTGGGCCTCGACCCGGGCTATCTCAGCCGTATTCTCAAGCGGTTCGAAGAACAGGGCCTGCTTGCCCGCGAGCCCCACCCCGATGATGCCCGGCAGGTTTTACTGACGCTGACGCCCGCCGGCCGCCGTGCCTTCGCTCCGCTTGATCAGGGATCGAGAGATCAGATTGCGGGTTTGCTAGGCGCTCTTGCTCCCGGCGAGCGGGACGCCCTGATTGCCGCCATGCAGACGATCGAGCGTTCCTTGACAAAAACACCCGAGCCCCAAATCCCTTACATTCTCAGGCCGTTGCGCGTCGGCGATGTCGGCTGGATCACTCACCGTCAGGGCCTGCTCTATCACCAGGAATATGGGTGGGACGAGACCTATGAGGCATTGGTCGCAAAGATCCTGAGCGATTTCGTACAGAACTTTAATTCTCGCCGCGAGGCATCCTGGATCGCTGAACGGGCGGGACAGGTGGTCGGCTCCGTCTTTGTCGTCGAGCAGTCGGAGACCGTGGCGAAGCTCAGGCTGCTCTATGTCGAGCCGGCTGTGCGTGGTCTGGGGATTGGGCGGCGCCTGGTTGATGAATGCATCAGTTTTGCCCGCGCCAAGGGCTACAAAACACTAACGCTCTGGACCAATGATGTGCTGGTCTCCGCGCGCCGGATCTATGAGGCGGCCGGTTTCAAGCTCGTTGAGCAGGAGCCGCACCATTCCTTCGGCAAGCACCTGATCGGGCAGACCTGGTCGCTCGCCCTCTGA
- a CDS encoding AAC(3)-I family aminoglycoside N-acetyltransferase produces MARPCFTVRRLGCSDVSVLRELNRLFGEAFEDRETYSQEPPSDAYIEGLLAKEHIAVMVALGPGDEVLGGLVAYALDKFEGARREYYIYDLAVDERYRRQGIATALIDHLRILAAESGAWVIFVQADYGDDPAIALYEKLGSREEVLHFDIAVEP; encoded by the coding sequence ATGGCGAGGCCTTGCTTCACAGTGCGCCGTCTCGGGTGCTCGGACGTTTCGGTTCTGCGCGAGCTCAACCGACTGTTTGGCGAAGCTTTCGAAGATAGGGAGACCTATTCGCAAGAACCGCCGAGCGATGCCTATATCGAAGGGCTGCTTGCGAAAGAGCATATCGCCGTCATGGTGGCATTGGGGCCCGGGGATGAGGTGCTCGGCGGGCTCGTTGCCTATGCGCTCGACAAGTTCGAGGGGGCGCGACGCGAATACTATATCTATGATCTCGCCGTCGATGAACGCTACCGGCGCCAAGGCATTGCCACGGCGCTCATCGACCATTTGCGCATACTTGCCGCCGAGAGCGGTGCTTGGGTCATCTTCGTTCAAGCCGATTACGGGGATGACCCCGCCATCGCTCTTTACGAGAAGCTCGGGTCGCGCGAAGAGGTTCTGCATTTCGACATCGCGGTCGAGCCGTGA
- a CDS encoding tartrate dehydrogenase, with protein MPSNSLRIAVIAGDGIGKEVVPEGLRVLEAAAAKFDLDLRFDSFDFASCDYYAKHGAMMPEDWKAQIGGHDAIYFGAVGWPATVPDHISLWGSLLQFRREFDQYVNLRPVKLMPGVKCPLADRKPGDIDFFVVRENTEGEYSSIGGRMFPGTEREIVIQETVMSRVGVDRILRYAFELAQRRPKKHLTSATKSNGISITMPYWDERVEEMAKAYPNVRWDKYHIDILTAHFVLNPDRFDVVVASNLFGDILSDLGPACTGTIGIAPSGNINPEGKFPSLFEPVHGSAPDIAGQGIANPVGQIWAGAMMLDHLGHAEAAAAIVQAIETVLAEEKLRTRDLGGPLGTEACGKAIADAV; from the coding sequence ATGCCATCAAACAGCTTGCGAATTGCCGTGATCGCCGGAGATGGCATCGGCAAAGAGGTGGTGCCTGAGGGCTTACGGGTGCTCGAGGCAGCGGCGGCAAAGTTCGATCTCGATCTCCGCTTCGACAGCTTCGATTTTGCGTCGTGCGACTATTACGCCAAGCACGGTGCGATGATGCCCGAGGACTGGAAAGCCCAGATCGGCGGGCATGACGCAATCTATTTCGGCGCGGTCGGCTGGCCCGCAACCGTTCCCGATCACATCTCGCTCTGGGGATCGCTGCTGCAGTTCCGACGCGAGTTCGACCAGTATGTGAACCTGCGGCCCGTAAAGCTGATGCCCGGCGTCAAATGCCCACTGGCCGACCGGAAGCCGGGAGATATCGACTTCTTCGTCGTGCGCGAGAACACGGAGGGAGAATATTCCTCGATCGGCGGGCGCATGTTTCCGGGCACGGAGCGGGAGATCGTGATCCAGGAGACGGTGATGAGCCGCGTGGGTGTCGACCGTATCCTGCGCTATGCCTTCGAGCTCGCCCAGCGACGCCCGAAAAAGCATCTGACGTCGGCGACCAAGTCCAACGGCATTTCCATCACTATGCCCTATTGGGACGAGCGGGTGGAGGAAATGGCCAAGGCCTATCCCAATGTGCGCTGGGACAAATACCATATCGATATCCTTACAGCGCATTTCGTGCTTAATCCGGACCGGTTCGACGTGGTGGTTGCCTCCAACCTGTTCGGCGATATTCTTTCCGATCTCGGCCCTGCCTGCACGGGCACGATCGGGATTGCGCCATCGGGAAACATCAATCCGGAAGGCAAGTTTCCATCGCTGTTCGAGCCGGTGCATGGCTCAGCACCGGATATTGCCGGACAAGGCATCGCCAATCCGGTGGGCCAGATCTGGGCGGGCGCCATGATGCTCGACCATCTCGGACATGCCGAAGCGGCTGCCGCGATCGTGCAGGCGATCGAGACCGTGCTTGCCGAAGAGAAGCTGCGCACCCGCGATCTGGGCGGGCCGCTCGGCACCGAAGCGTGCGGCAAAGCCATTGCGGATGCGGTCTGA
- a CDS encoding FAS1-like dehydratase domain-containing protein: MAESIYGEWIGRSEEARDFATTAAVDRFQAVLDREGPPCRPGDPVPLMAHWLYFLPTARQAELGPDGHPKRGGFLPPVHDLPRRMFAGARYTFVQPLPTGGEITRRSTIVSVKETEGKSGRLVFVTLRNEFSVDGGPVAMIEEQDIVYRGLQGAAAKPASPVAPGEWRRTLVPDATLLFRYSAITFNAHRIHYDLDYVQKEEGYPDLVVHGPLIATLLVDLAERHLGGATMKSFSFRALSPLFAGREMSVNGSPPDADGVVKLWASNNEGGLAMQAEAVVAR; encoded by the coding sequence ATGGCTGAGAGCATATACGGCGAATGGATCGGGCGCAGCGAGGAGGCGCGGGATTTCGCCACGACGGCGGCGGTCGATCGGTTTCAGGCGGTGCTTGATCGCGAGGGGCCGCCCTGTCGCCCCGGTGATCCCGTGCCCTTGATGGCCCATTGGCTCTATTTCCTGCCGACGGCACGCCAGGCTGAGCTGGGGCCCGATGGCCATCCCAAGCGCGGTGGCTTTCTGCCCCCTGTCCATGACCTGCCTCGCCGTATGTTTGCCGGGGCCCGCTATACCTTTGTGCAGCCCTTGCCCACTGGTGGCGAGATCACGCGCCGCAGCACGATCGTTTCCGTGAAGGAGACGGAGGGCAAGAGCGGACGGCTCGTCTTCGTGACCCTTCGCAACGAGTTCAGTGTCGATGGTGGTCCCGTTGCGATGATCGAGGAGCAGGATATCGTCTATCGCGGCCTTCAAGGCGCGGCAGCAAAGCCCGCGAGCCCAGTCGCGCCGGGCGAGTGGCGGCGGACATTGGTTCCCGATGCCACATTGCTGTTCCGCTACTCGGCCATCACCTTCAATGCGCACCGCATTCATTATGATCTCGACTACGTGCAGAAGGAGGAGGGCTATCCCGATCTCGTCGTCCACGGCCCGCTGATCGCCACCCTGCTCGTTGATCTGGCCGAGCGGCACTTGGGCGGTGCCACGATGAAATCCTTTTCGTTCCGCGCACTCTCCCCACTCTTTGCCGGGCGCGAGATGAGCGTGAATGGCTCGCCCCCCGATGCCGATGGCGTGGTAAAACTCTGGGCCAGCAATAACGAGGGCGGACTGGCCATGCAGGCCGAAGCGGTGGTTGCCCGATGA
- a CDS encoding CaiB/BaiF CoA transferase family protein → MSRPLDGMLVVTLEQAIAAPYCSRQLADLGARVIKVERPDGGDFARSYDTRVRGLASHFIWTNRSKESLTLDLKRPEAVAALKTLIARADVFIQNLAPGAAERLGLGHVELRKDHPRLITCDISGYGTGGPFEKRKAYDLLIQAEAGFLSITGTEGDMAKAGISIADIAAGTMAYQAILAALLRREREGVGDHIEISMLEALAEWMGYALLYAFEGAPPPPRAGAGHATIFPYGPFATADGTVLFGLQNDREWSAFARVVLQRPDWAEDERFKGNAGRSQNRAVIEPVIRQVLASLSTEAAIARLEEAGIANARVNDMAGLWAHPQLAERGRWAEIDTPKGLVPVLKPLGGSGWEPRLDTVPDLGEHSRAILEELGYSATEIAELIDSAGDKASK, encoded by the coding sequence ATGAGCCGGCCGCTGGACGGTATGCTCGTGGTCACCCTCGAGCAGGCGATTGCGGCACCCTATTGCAGCCGTCAGCTCGCTGACTTGGGTGCCCGGGTGATCAAGGTCGAGCGCCCCGACGGGGGTGATTTTGCACGCTCCTACGACACCCGTGTGCGCGGCCTTGCCAGCCATTTCATCTGGACCAATCGGTCGAAGGAAAGCCTCACCCTCGATTTGAAGCGCCCGGAGGCAGTGGCCGCCCTCAAGACGCTGATCGCCCGGGCTGACGTGTTCATTCAGAACCTTGCGCCGGGTGCCGCCGAGCGCTTGGGGCTTGGTCATGTCGAGCTGCGCAAGGACCACCCGCGCCTGATCACCTGCGACATCTCGGGCTATGGAACCGGCGGCCCATTCGAGAAGCGCAAGGCCTATGACCTGCTGATTCAGGCGGAAGCGGGGTTCCTGTCGATCACCGGCACTGAGGGCGATATGGCGAAGGCCGGCATCTCGATTGCCGATATCGCTGCCGGCACCATGGCTTATCAGGCCATTCTCGCGGCATTGCTCAGGCGCGAGCGCGAGGGTGTCGGCGACCACATCGAGATTTCCATGCTGGAAGCTCTCGCCGAATGGATGGGCTACGCGCTGCTCTATGCCTTCGAGGGCGCGCCACCGCCGCCGCGAGCAGGGGCGGGCCATGCGACCATCTTCCCCTATGGGCCATTCGCAACCGCTGATGGAACGGTGCTTTTTGGCCTTCAGAATGATCGGGAATGGTCGGCCTTCGCCCGCGTGGTGCTTCAGCGGCCTGACTGGGCCGAGGACGAACGGTTCAAAGGCAATGCCGGCCGCAGCCAGAACCGCGCCGTGATCGAGCCGGTTATCCGGCAGGTCCTGGCGAGCCTTTCAACGGAGGCGGCCATTGCTCGCCTTGAGGAGGCCGGCATCGCCAACGCGCGGGTGAATGATATGGCGGGGCTCTGGGCTCATCCGCAGCTCGCCGAGCGCGGGCGCTGGGCCGAGATCGACACGCCCAAAGGACTCGTGCCGGTGTTGAAGCCGCTTGGCGGTTCAGGCTGGGAACCACGGCTTGACACAGTGCCCGATCTTGGCGAGCACAGCCGCGCCATTCTGGAGGAGCTTGGCTATTCCGCGACCGAGATTGCCGAGTTGATCGATAGTGCCGGGGATAAGGCGAGTAAATGA
- a CDS encoding acyl-CoA dehydrogenase family protein, whose translation MMTLNETHNEMREALRELCARFPPEYHRAHDEKATYPEEFINALTEAGWLAAMIPEEYGGSGLGLTEASIVMEEINRSGANAGHCHGQMYNMSTLLRHGSAEQKAYYLPKIASGELRLQSMGVTEPTTGTDTTKLKTTAMRKGDRYVVNGQKVWISRIQHSDLMILLARTTPLDQVQKKSQGLSIFLVDLRDAIGNGLTVKPIRNMVNHETNELFFEDLEIPAENMIGEEGKGFRYILDGLNAERTLIAAECIGDGYWFIDKVTNYAKERIVFDRPIGKNQGVQFPIARAYVNVEAANLMRYEACRRFDAHQDCGAQANMAKLLAADASWEAANACIQFHGGFGFAAEYDVERKFRETRLYQVAPISTNLILSYVAEHILGLPRSY comes from the coding sequence ATGATGACGCTGAACGAGACCCATAATGAAATGCGCGAGGCCCTTCGCGAGCTCTGCGCCCGCTTCCCTCCGGAATATCATCGTGCCCATGATGAGAAGGCGACTTACCCCGAAGAATTCATCAATGCCCTGACCGAGGCTGGCTGGCTCGCCGCCATGATCCCCGAGGAATATGGCGGGTCGGGACTCGGCCTCACCGAGGCCTCCATCGTGATGGAGGAGATCAACCGTTCTGGCGCCAATGCCGGCCACTGCCACGGTCAGATGTACAATATGAGCACGCTGCTCAGGCATGGTTCGGCCGAGCAGAAGGCGTATTATCTGCCAAAGATCGCAAGCGGCGAGTTGCGTCTCCAGTCGATGGGTGTGACCGAGCCCACCACGGGCACCGACACCACCAAGCTCAAGACCACCGCCATGCGCAAAGGCGATCGCTATGTGGTGAATGGCCAGAAGGTGTGGATCTCGCGCATCCAGCATTCCGACCTGATGATCCTGCTGGCGCGCACCACCCCTCTCGACCAGGTTCAGAAAAAATCGCAAGGCCTGTCTATCTTCCTCGTCGATTTGCGCGACGCCATTGGCAATGGCCTCACCGTGAAGCCGATCCGCAACATGGTGAACCACGAGACCAACGAGCTCTTCTTCGAGGATCTGGAAATCCCTGCCGAAAACATGATCGGCGAAGAGGGCAAGGGCTTCCGCTATATCCTTGACGGGCTCAACGCCGAGCGCACCCTGATCGCCGCCGAATGCATTGGCGATGGCTATTGGTTCATCGACAAGGTGACCAATTACGCCAAGGAGCGCATCGTCTTCGACCGGCCCATCGGCAAGAACCAGGGTGTGCAATTTCCCATCGCCCGTGCCTATGTGAATGTCGAGGCGGCAAACCTGATGCGCTATGAGGCTTGCCGGCGCTTCGACGCCCATCAGGACTGCGGTGCCCAGGCGAATATGGCCAAGCTCCTGGCGGCCGATGCCTCCTGGGAAGCGGCTAATGCCTGCATCCAGTTCCATGGCGGCTTTGGCTTTGCAGCCGAGTACGATGTCGAGCGGAAGTTCCGCGAGACCAGGCTCTATCAGGTGGCGCCGATCTCGACCAACCTCATCCTGTCCTACGTGGCGGAGCACATTCTGGGGCTTCCGCGCTCCTATTGA
- a CDS encoding SDR family NAD(P)-dependent oxidoreductase yields the protein MRLKDKVVLVTGGNSGIGRGIVLRAVQEGARVVISGRDEEKGRATLNTVRALGGEGAFVAGDLTIEDHCKRIVDQAAAAFGRLDVLVNNAGAGAMRSGVDASDTPGVRLRKVIGPNLEAAYFTSAYALPHLAAAGRGAIVNISSTATFHGQWGNYAVAKAGLEALTRALAVEGAACGIRANAVSPGWIRTEATAGNAGADWEKGVSLLGRMGTPDEIARAVMFLASDEASFVTGATLLVDGGLTITDYCSLPWLEAAGAGRLFAGTLRRDEPDQ from the coding sequence ATGCGTCTCAAAGACAAGGTCGTGCTCGTGACCGGCGGCAATTCCGGTATCGGCCGAGGTATCGTGCTGCGCGCCGTCCAGGAGGGCGCGCGCGTCGTGATCAGCGGGCGAGATGAAGAGAAGGGCCGCGCCACGCTCAATACGGTGCGGGCGTTGGGTGGCGAAGGAGCGTTCGTGGCCGGCGACCTCACCATAGAGGACCACTGCAAGAGGATCGTGGACCAGGCAGCGGCCGCATTCGGCCGGCTTGATGTGCTCGTCAATAATGCGGGCGCGGGTGCCATGCGCTCCGGGGTCGATGCCAGCGATACACCCGGTGTCCGGCTGCGCAAGGTGATCGGCCCCAATCTCGAGGCGGCCTATTTCACCTCAGCCTATGCCCTGCCGCATCTTGCCGCTGCGGGCCGAGGAGCCATCGTCAATATTTCATCCACAGCCACGTTTCATGGCCAATGGGGAAATTACGCGGTAGCCAAGGCCGGGCTCGAAGCATTGACGCGGGCGCTCGCGGTCGAAGGCGCGGCTTGCGGCATTCGCGCCAATGCCGTCTCGCCGGGCTGGATCAGGACGGAGGCGACCGCGGGCAATGCCGGAGCGGATTGGGAGAAAGGCGTTTCGCTGCTCGGGCGCATGGGCACACCCGACGAGATCGCCCGCGCGGTCATGTTCCTCGCATCGGATGAGGCCTCCTTCGTCACCGGCGCGACCCTGCTCGTCGATGGCGGCCTTACCATCACCGATTATTGCTCGCTCCCCTGGCTCGAGGCGGCCGGGGCCGGCCGCCTGTTTGCCGGCACTTTGCGCCGGGATGAACCGGATCAATAG
- a CDS encoding META domain-containing protein, with product MIRTARRICGAVAFSLVGIICSASAFAQSGAMAGRWLVEDIGGQGVLDRVQTTLELTADGAFQGSGGCNTYSGQAKIDGNAITFDRPVSTRKACISAVMGQENKFFKALESVRSWKRDQHGKLLLVDGAGKEIMRLTTMRSQASISFPVPGAEEITTQTLSYRCDETDTRLDVTYINAGSVSLALLSIKDQFVVAANVLSGSGAKDAGAQYIWWTKGETANLYDLMGGEDAAPVDCAEVE from the coding sequence ATGATCAGGACCGCAAGACGGATATGCGGCGCGGTGGCATTCAGCCTGGTCGGCATCATCTGTTCAGCATCAGCCTTCGCACAATCGGGCGCCATGGCCGGACGCTGGCTGGTGGAGGATATCGGCGGTCAAGGTGTGCTCGACCGGGTGCAGACGACGCTGGAGCTGACCGCTGATGGTGCGTTTCAGGGGTCCGGCGGCTGCAACACCTATAGCGGTCAGGCTAAAATCGACGGGAACGCGATCACTTTCGACCGGCCGGTCTCGACCCGCAAGGCCTGCATCTCGGCCGTGATGGGCCAAGAGAACAAATTCTTCAAGGCGCTTGAGTCTGTTCGCAGTTGGAAGCGTGATCAGCACGGCAAGCTGTTGCTTGTCGATGGCGCTGGCAAGGAGATCATGCGCCTGACGACCATGCGATCGCAGGCTTCCATAAGCTTTCCCGTGCCTGGAGCCGAGGAGATCACCACGCAGACCCTGAGCTATCGCTGCGATGAAACCGATACCCGTCTCGATGTGACCTATATCAATGCGGGCTCGGTTTCACTGGCGCTGCTGAGCATCAAGGATCAGTTCGTTGTGGCTGCGAACGTTCTGTCAGGCTCCGGGGCCAAAGATGCCGGTGCGCAATATATCTGGTGGACCAAGGGCGAGACCGCCAATCTCTACGATCTGATGGGTGGCGAGGACGCAGCCCCTGTGGACTGCGCCGAAGTCGAGTAG